One Podospora pseudopauciseta strain CBS 411.78 chromosome 4, whole genome shotgun sequence genomic window, TTGCAGAACCATTAACCTGGGATGTAATGGAAGTTGGATGTCTCGTAGACGAACTTACGCTGatataaccctaacccggtGGATAGCCCCCACACCCTGAGACAACTAACCCAACAAGAATTTTCCGCAGACCAAACGACACACTCATTCTGAACAGGTAAAATGTCTTTGTGGAGGAAACAATTCATAGCAGATTGGTTTTGACCTGACCCAAACACTTCAAGTTCCCTTTCCACCAGAAACTGCATCCCAGAGTCTGCAAAAGCTTTTGTGGCTCTCCCAAGTTCACATGCCaagccacccacccacaGACATTTGTCCTTGCAGCCAAGCCCCACTTTGACTCGTCACTGGTGATCCTCTtctggatggtggtgaagccTGACTCGCGCCAGCCCAACCAACGCCCAACGTCCCCACAAAGCTGCGCCTCTTTGACACATCAAAGCAAATCCCTCACTTAGTCTTCATCAAAGCAGTCCGGTATAGTGTAACGGTTAACATATCGCGTTTTCACCGCGAAGCTCGGGGTTCGATTCCCCGTACCGGAGTCGATTACGTTCCAACCatctgatgatggtggcagcATTTTTGCTCGATCCAGGGTGTTGCTCCGAGTCTGGAGAGGTCTTTTGTTGGCTGTCAGGGCAACGGGCTAATTTTTGACATTGTCTGGCCATTTTTCTTTGGTGTGTGGAGACTTGGGCAGAACAGACGAGACTGTCTGGATCTGGCTCCGAGACAGAATTTCAGAATATTCAGAGCAGGTACTTACTTTATGCTATGACTTCCCTTGGATATTTCTGCAGCGCTCTATAAGAGCAGCCTTTTGAACACATACTTCAGAGACTCTGCCAGGGATAGAATACCTATCTAGGATATCCTTGGGCGAGGTTCAAGAAGCGTTTGTTGATAGGTTTCAGACCTTTTCGTGTCCCACTCACACTGGAAAGGAACAAGACTCGCTTTCGGTTAGCAAACAGCCTGAGTCTACAAAGGCTTCCTCATGTCAAGACAGCACGGAGATACGCGTATTTCGGACGGAAGGATATCATAAAGACGGATTTGTTGTTAGAACGCCGAGGTCGGAGAGCCTGGCTCATTGCCTACATCGCGAACAGCTTCTCGAATTCATCGTAATCTCAAGGGGTAGTTTCCGGTCATCTTGAACATTCTTCGACTAACAGATACCGCAAGACCCGAGCATACGGTGAAGAAGCACTGGAGCTTCTACCTTGGTCAAGCATTTCCATTCTCAAACAACCAAAGCTAACGAGACCATACCCCGTCATTGTAGTGTTTCTACACCAGTTCCCATGCCCAGTGCCTCTTCAAAGCATCTCGGTGTAAAGCTAACCCTCGGTCTCAACATCACCGGTCTTAGTTGCCTCATTCGCTCGCCTACAACGGTGCATATAAGGACTCATCACTGTGGGTCCGGACGACAGGAAGTGTGATTCAGAGGCTCTGGACGCATAGAAGCACTCAACAGTGCAGAAAGCCCCTCTTCAAGTACCGTGAGATGGAACAGCCACGTGCTGCGCTCCAACTGTCAAGCTCTCCCACTGTAACAGTATTATTGCTGGATTGTCTCATCATCTGGTGAGATCTTGGTTGTTGTCTTGAGTCCCAAACTTGGTTTTCACTGGAACAGACATTCCAAAGGCGCAAATGCAGAATCCTACAATGGTACCTGCTCGCAGCTCAAGGCTGAGGCAGATGCAACAGCTTTGCGCTGAGACTGAGGAATACGATGTCACCATCATACTCCACGTGGAAAATGTCCGATGAACTCTGCGTCGGCCCACGAAGCGAAACCATATCAATATAACGTCAGTGGAGCTCTCACCAACAGCGGACACCCTCTCCGCTCTGGGATGGGAAtaccttcttctcttccgcCGGTTTTCGAAGACCGAAACGTCGAAATCCGTGCCCTCTGCACCGCCTTGACCCACTCCAACCTGCTCGATATCCCGTCTTTAGACCCGAGGCACGGGGTAAATTAACCGTAGATGAAACCAAGCACTTCCGTCTCCGCACGGGCAATCTATCATTCCCGGGTATACCAAACATCATCCCAATCAGAGCGCAGGTGCAAGACAGGGGCCACCTGACGACCCAAGTGTAAAAAAGTCTCAGCCTCTTGTTGCGCGGGTTAGCAAGCGCCCCAATCTTTCCCTGACGCTTGTAGTCAGTCCTGGTCCTTGCTCAGAGGGCCTCAGATGTATAAAACCTTCCCTTCATCCATACGAGAGATAGATGACAGACGTATATCGATCagctgctgtggttggcgTTCATGGCAATAACGTTGCGTCCGGGGGATTGGAATGCACCACTATGCTTGTACCCCACGACGAACTACCGGTTATTGGGGCGTTCCAGAAACCAGAACCATAATGAACCGTTTTAAGCGGATTCCCCGGGCTGATGAAGACTTGCGCAGGAGAACCTTCCACGCAGATTGACAGTTCTCTTCGGTTGCATCGAGCCACGCAAGACTCTGGGCACGAGCTTTGGGAGGGTGATAAGAAGGCTGATCTCCTGGCTTTGTTAGCACCGATTCATTACGATCATCTACTCAAACAGGCACTGCAAAGCTTCAAGATGCAACTctacaacctcctcaccattgCCCTCGCCGGGTTGGCTGCTGCCTCCCCTGTTCAGCTGGTCGAGCGTCAGCAAAAGCTTCGCATCAGTGCGGACCCCCCTTTTACCCCTattttccccctccctttttgACTAACAAAAACAGTGCCTCTTGGTGACTCCATCACCGAAATCGCCTGCTGGCGCGCCTTCGTCTGGGATCAGATCGCTGCGGCCGGCTTCGCCAACCAGGTCCAATACGTTGGTTCTCAGAATTCCAACCCCCAGGGCTGCCGTCCTACGACCACGAACTGGGACCAGCGCCACGAGGGTCATTCCGGCTGGCTCGCGATTGATATCGCCAACAATTACCTCGCCAACTGGCTCCGGAGCACACCGGCCGATATCGTCCAGTTCATGCTTGGCACCAACGATGTGTTCAGGGGAAGAAGCACCAATGATATCATTGCTGCCTACACCAAGATGGTTCAGATCATGAGGGCGGCGAACCCCAAGATGAAGATAATTGTATGTTTGACGCTGAATTTTTGAGAAAAGGGAAAACTAACAGCAT contains:
- a CDS encoding hypothetical protein (CAZy:CE3; EggNog:ENOG503P6DB; COG:O); translated protein: MKTCAGEPSTQIDSSLRLHRATQDSGHELWEGDKKADLLALLAPIHYDHLLKQALQSFKMQLYNLLTIALAGLAAASPVQLVERQQKLRIMPLGDSITEIACWRAFVWDQIAAAGFANQVQYVGSQNSNPQGCRPTTTNWDQRHEGHSGWLAIDIANNYLANWLRSTPADIVQFMLGTNDVFRGRSTNDIIAAYTKMVQIMRAANPKMKIIVDLVIPLGVGSNSGIQALNARIPAWAAGLNTTESPIVIADCNTGYKTSDLRDGVHPSIAGDQFLATKIGPPLLNYIRESLAGN